A portion of the Petrotoga sp. 9PW.55.5.1 genome contains these proteins:
- the speE gene encoding polyamine aminopropyltransferase encodes MSSNKHSFPHHLFHEFDKSHMTGVYTAVDKLIYTEKTPYQIIDIYETPAYGRLFALDGFIMTRDYDEFVYHEMISHVPLFLHERPKKVLVIGGGDGGTVREVLKHDSIEKVVLCELDEKVVEASLKYLPNISYELNNSKVDIVYEDGSKFVSKFKNEFDVIIIDSTDPTEGEGGLLFTEDFYKNCFDALTGNGVFSAQTEEPFLKKEWMLRAYKRISNVFNLARLYMGYVPQYLPGVWTWTFASKNIDPIKDFDSEKVRDFDRELKYYNEEIHVASFSLPNFVKKMIEK; translated from the coding sequence ATGAGTTCAAATAAACATTCTTTCCCTCACCACCTTTTTCATGAGTTCGATAAATCTCATATGACAGGGGTATACACAGCGGTAGATAAACTTATATACACAGAAAAAACCCCGTATCAAATAATTGATATATACGAAACCCCTGCTTATGGAAGATTATTTGCCTTGGATGGATTTATTATGACACGTGATTACGATGAGTTTGTTTATCATGAAATGATTTCTCACGTTCCTTTGTTTTTGCATGAACGCCCAAAGAAAGTATTAGTCATTGGAGGTGGAGATGGGGGCACAGTTAGAGAAGTTTTAAAGCATGATTCAATAGAAAAGGTCGTTTTGTGTGAGTTGGATGAAAAAGTAGTTGAAGCCTCTTTAAAGTATTTACCAAATATATCTTATGAACTGAATAATTCTAAAGTAGATATTGTATATGAAGATGGAAGTAAGTTTGTTTCAAAATTCAAAAATGAGTTTGATGTAATAATAATAGATTCAACTGATCCAACTGAAGGTGAAGGGGGATTACTCTTTACTGAAGACTTTTATAAGAATTGTTTTGATGCTTTGACTGGAAATGGTGTTTTTTCTGCTCAAACAGAAGAACCTTTCTTAAAAAAAGAATGGATGTTAAGGGCTTATAAGCGTATTAGTAACGTTTTTAACTTAGCACGGTTGTATATGGGGTATGTTCCTCAATACTTGCCAGGAGTTTGGACGTGGACATTTGCTTCTAAAAATATTGATCCCATCAAAGATTTTGATTCTGAAAAGGTTAGAGATTTTGATAGAGAACTTAAATATTACAACGAAGAGATTCACGTTGCTTCTTTTTCTCTTCCAAACTTTGTAAAAAAGATGATAGAAAAATAA
- the speD gene encoding adenosylmethionine decarboxylase, producing the protein MARSLGRHLIAELYECDEEILNDVQMIEYHMKKAAIECGATIVTSTFHRFLPHGVSGAIIISESHLAIHTWPEYNYASLDIYTCGDSVDPWMAFDYLKEVFRSKRQETEEYKRGLYESIGVPENSKHKVEVKG; encoded by the coding sequence ATGGCAAGATCCCTAGGAAGGCATCTAATAGCAGAATTGTATGAATGTGATGAAGAAATTTTGAATGACGTTCAAATGATAGAGTATCATATGAAAAAAGCTGCAATAGAATGTGGAGCAACAATAGTTACATCTACATTTCATAGATTTTTGCCACATGGCGTTAGTGGGGCTATAATAATTTCCGAATCACATTTAGCTATTCACACTTGGCCTGAATATAATTATGCATCTTTGGATATATATACTTGCGGGGATTCAGTAGATCCATGGATGGCATTTGATTATTTGAAAGAAGTTTTTAGATCCAAAAGGCAAGAGACAGAAGAATATAAAAGAGGTTTATATGAATCAATAGGAGTTCCAGAAAACTCTAAACATAAAGTTGAGGTGAAAGGATGA
- a CDS encoding helix-turn-helix domain-containing protein, producing the protein MRIGEKIKSLRIMRNMTQEELATRSDLTRGFISQVERDLTSPTLENLEMILRALGTDLKDFFSNLGNKEKVIFTKEDRIPIYDTPKGVKEELLLTITTPKNLEPSLVVLEPNSITSVEKPHEGMEFGYVIEGEIELNLNKEIYLVRKEECFYYLANKRHFIKNPSSKSRSKILWLEIY; encoded by the coding sequence ATGAGGATTGGAGAAAAGATAAAGAGTTTAAGAATCATGAGAAACATGACTCAAGAAGAGTTAGCAACGCGTTCTGATTTAACAAGAGGTTTTATTTCACAAGTTGAAAGGGATCTGACCTCTCCAACACTTGAAAATTTAGAAATGATTTTAAGGGCTTTGGGAACTGATTTGAAAGATTTTTTCTCGAATTTAGGTAATAAAGAAAAAGTAATTTTCACCAAAGAAGATAGAATCCCTATTTACGACACACCAAAAGGGGTAAAAGAAGAGCTTTTATTAACTATCACTACCCCTAAGAATTTAGAGCCATCTTTAGTTGTTTTAGAACCGAATAGCATAACTAGCGTGGAAAAACCTCATGAAGGCATGGAGTTTGGGTATGTTATAGAAGGAGAAATTGAATTAAACCTCAATAAAGAAATTTATTTGGTTAGAAAGGAAGAGTGTTTTTACTATTTGGCTAATAAAAGACATTTCATTAAAAACCCAAGTAGCAAAAGTAGATCCAAAATACTCTGGTTAGAAATATATTAA
- a CDS encoding rod shape-determining protein, translating into MKSYLRSYLGIDLGTANTLVYMKNKGIILNEPSVIAINKDTSELLKVGKEAKKMIGKTPSNIVAIRPLKEGVIADYNVAMTMLKYFINSSIGGVSFLKPVVVVGIPTDASQVERNALKEAALDAGANRAFLIEEAMATAIGAGLDVEEPSGNMIVDIGGGTTEIAVISLGNIVVSKSIRVAGDMIDQEIVNYMKSRYNMIIGEKTAEKIKIEIGNAFDSPEYNELSMEVIGLDVLTGLPRSLIISGSEIRNAIKTPINRIVENIKSAIEETPPELLYDIVNRGIFLAGGGAMIKGIKDLLEKETLIRVVVADDPITCVARGAGMVIDKINLLKTISNHG; encoded by the coding sequence ATGAAATCCTATCTAAGATCGTATCTCGGAATCGATTTGGGTACAGCAAACACTCTAGTATATATGAAGAACAAAGGAATAATTTTAAATGAACCCTCTGTCATTGCTATTAATAAAGATACCTCTGAATTATTGAAGGTTGGAAAAGAAGCAAAAAAAATGATCGGAAAAACTCCTTCAAACATTGTAGCGATTAGACCCTTAAAAGAAGGCGTTATAGCAGATTATAATGTAGCAATGACAATGTTAAAGTATTTCATCAATTCTTCTATCGGTGGTGTAAGCTTCTTAAAACCTGTAGTTGTTGTAGGAATTCCAACAGATGCCTCCCAGGTTGAAAGAAACGCTTTAAAAGAAGCAGCTTTAGATGCAGGAGCTAATAGAGCGTTTTTAATAGAAGAAGCTATGGCTACCGCAATAGGCGCCGGTTTAGATGTTGAAGAACCATCTGGTAATATGATCGTTGATATAGGAGGAGGGACTACTGAAATTGCAGTAATTTCATTAGGCAATATAGTTGTTTCTAAATCTATCAGAGTTGCGGGAGATATGATTGATCAAGAGATTGTCAACTATATGAAATCTAGGTATAACATGATTATAGGAGAAAAAACAGCTGAAAAAATAAAAATAGAAATTGGAAATGCCTTTGATAGCCCTGAATACAATGAATTATCTATGGAAGTAATAGGCTTGGATGTTTTAACAGGACTTCCTAGATCTTTAATCATTAGTGGTTCTGAAATTAGAAATGCCATTAAAACTCCTATCAATAGAATTGTTGAAAATATAAAATCAGCAATCGAAGAAACTCCTCCCGAACTGTTGTATGATATTGTCAATAGGGGCATCTTTCTAGCAGGCGGAGGTGCAATGATTAAAGGAATAAAAGATCTTCTTGAAAAAGAAACTCTCATAAGGGTTGTAGTTGCAGATGATCCTATAACTTGTGTAGCTAGAGGAGCTGGAATGGTTATTGATAAAATAAATCTGTTAAAAACCATTTCTAACCATGGATAA